Proteins found in one Plectropomus leopardus isolate mb chromosome 9, YSFRI_Pleo_2.0, whole genome shotgun sequence genomic segment:
- the afap1l1a gene encoding actin filament-associated protein 1-like 1 isoform X3, which produces MVGLSSTAAVEAMEVLVSELGALLKMLDQENLSSSTQEKKTSVWNLLQQIQPSVSGTDYIYMNSAVYRNGTSFVESLFETFDCQLGDLKDVTDELKEEKNTQTDTSKQQNCADSPAPHSADSPPPLPTTPPPEEYYEEAVPLSPGKLPEYIITRVRPSPPNSIEDGYEDAENNYPTTCINTHRKNSYNDSDALSSSYESYEEDEEERSPGVRLTHQWPSDESSMTPARDCRICAFLLRKKRFGQWAKQLTVIRENRLQCYKSSKDTCPYVDLLLPQCTVVYAPKDSKRKHHELRFTLPNGDALVLAVQSKEQAHRWLRVVREVSGQSAGPEESASPIIPRKTELDKRLSAERNTSDSDSVGVSTGENCRENGKVKRGPFAAGRKITRIISFSKKKPPRPGDSRTSYSDPRQGYVSVLVNQVWREQWCCVSRGSLQFYHDKGDPRTSLPSLPLHGCEVFPGLGPKHPFAFRILRNSTEVAALEASSSEELGRWLGVLLAETGSATDPESLHYDYVDVETIANIRDAARNSFLWATSISTDSRTYDEVPNEDMQSGENRRQQSGNQGKRRSSFSSSDSDRTKPIVSLKRTGSNANQYGRYGKTRAEEDAKRYLKEKEELESERDGIRNALVTLRKEKRELKEELKAASERRQSSLNKRVSQLEDACRTKEAERVDLELRLTQVQENLKKSLAGGALGAPVDAKPPVKASSKKTQNIYSDALPVNCASEMRRRPPSVYASSGTVMQKAKEWESKKAT; this is translated from the exons ATGGTGGGACTCTCATCCACTGCGGCTGTTGAGG CGATGGAGGTGTTGGTGAGTGAGCTGGGAGCCCTGCTGAAGATGCTGGATCAGGAGAACCTCAGCTCCTCCACGCAGGAGAAGAAGACCTCTGTGTGGAACCTCCTGCAGCAGATACAGCCATCAG TTTCAGGAACAGACTACATTTACATGAACTCAGCAGTGTACAGAAACGGCACCAGCTTTGTAGAATCACTCTTTGAGACATTTG ACTGCCAGCTTGGAGACCTAAAGGATGTTACAGATGAacttaaagaagaaaagaacacACAAACTGATACTTCAAAGCAG CAGAATTGTGCAGACTCCCCAGCCCCGCACTCAGCTGactctcctccccctctgccCACGACGCCTCCTCCCGAGGAGTATTATGAGGAGGCAGTGCCCCTCAGTCCTGGCAAACTGCCCGAGTACATCATCACACGAG tcAGGCCTAGCCCTCCTAACTCTATAGAGGATGGGTATGAAGATGCTGAAAACAACTATCCCACGAcctgcataaacacacaccgGAAAAACTCAT ACAACGACTCTGATGCTCTGAGCAGTTCTTACGAGTCCTatgaggaggatgaagaagagaGGAGCCCTGGTGTCCGACTCACTCATCAATGGCCCTCAGATGAGAGCTCCATGACTCCTGCCAGGGACTGTCGCATCTGTGCCTTCCTGCTGCGCAAGAAACGCTTTGGCCAATGGGCGAAACAGCTCACTGTCATTCGAGAGAACAGGCTACAG TGCTATAAGAGTTCTAAGGACACATGCCCCTATGTGGACCTGCTGCTGCCCCAGTGCACTGTGGTCTATGCCCCCAAAGACAGCAAGAGGAAGCACCATGAACTCCGCTTCACCTTACCTAACGGAGATGCACTGGTGCTGGCGGTGCAAAGCAAGGAGCAGGCCCACAGATGGCTCAGG GTTGTCAGAGAGGTGAGCGGTCAGAGCGCAGGGCCCGAGGAATCTGCGTCTCCCATCATTCCAAGAAAAACTGAACTTGACAAG AGGTTAtctgcagagagaaacacatCAGACTCAGACAGTGTGGGCGTGTCAACTGGAGAGAACTGCAGAGAAaatg GCAAGGTGAAACGGGGGCCTTTTGCCGCAGGCCGCAAAATCACACGCATCATCAGCTTCTCCAAGAAGAAGCCCCCTCGGCCAGGAGATTCACGGACATCCTACAGCGACCCTCGACAAG GCTACGTGTCAGTGCTGGTGAACCAGGTGTGGCGGGAACAGTGGTGTTGTGTGAGCAGAGGCTCCCTGCAGTTCTATCATGACAAAGGAGATCCCCGGACCTCCCTGCCTTCACTTCCTCTCCATGGTTGCGAGGTGTTCCCGGGGCTGGGACCCAAACATCCCTTTGCCTTCCGAATCTTACGGAACAGCACAGAGGTGGCTGCTCTGGAG GCTAGCAGCTCTGAGGAACTTGGACGGTGGCTTGGTGTCCTCTTGGCAGAGACAGGCTCTGCAACTGATCCAGAGTCACTGCATTACGACTATGTTGACGTGGAAACCATTGCCAACATCCGTGACGCCGCACGGAATTCTTTCCT GTGGGCCACATCCATCTCCACAGACTCCAGGACATATGATGAAGTCCCCAATGAGGACATGCAG TCAGGGGAGAACCGCAGGCAGCAGTCTGGGAATCAGGGGAAGCGGCGCTCAAGTTTCTCCAGCAGCGACTCTGACAGAACCAAGCCTATAGTCTCCCTCAAACGAACAGGCTCAA ACGCCAACCAGTACGGAAGGTATGGGAAAACACGAGCTGAAGAGGATGCCAAGCGTTacctgaaagagaaagaggagctggaaagcgagAGGGATGGGATACGAAATGCACTCGTGACCCTTagaaaggagaagagagagctGAAGGAGGAACTGAAGGCGGCCTCTG agaggagacagtCCTCCCTGAACAAGCGTGTATCTCAGCTGGAGGACGCCTGTCGAACTAAAGAGGCGGAGAGGGTGGACCTGGAGCTCCGGCTGACTCAGGTCCAAGAAAACCTCAAGAAGAGCCTGGCCGGTGGAGCGCTGGGAGCACCTGTAGATGCTAAACCCCCTGTTAAG GCCTCCAGCAAAAAGACACAGAATATCTACAGTGACGCTTTACCAGTTAACTGTGCCTCAGAGATGCGTCGGAGACCTCCATCTGTTTATGCTTCTTCAGGAACTGTCATGCAGAAGGCAAAG GAATGGGAGTCAAAGAAAGCAACCTAA
- the afap1l1a gene encoding actin filament-associated protein 1-like 1 isoform X2, protein MDSITRGMETNGTKSMEVLVSELGALLKMLDQENLSSSTQEKKTSVWNLLQQIQPSVSGTDYIYMNSAVYRNGTSFVESLFETFDCQLGDLKDVTDELKEEKNTQTDTSKQNCADSPAPHSADSPPPLPTTPPPEEYYEEAVPLSPGKLPEYIITRVRPSPPNSIEDGYEDAENNYPTTCINTHRKNSYNDSDALSSSYESYEEDEEERSPGVRLTHQWPSDESSMTPARDCRICAFLLRKKRFGQWAKQLTVIRENRLQCYKSSKDTCPYVDLLLPQCTVVYAPKDSKRKHHELRFTLPNGDALVLAVQSKEQAHRWLRVVREVSGQSAGPEESASPIIPRKTELDKRLSAERNTSDSDSVGVSTGENCRENGKVKRGPFAAGRKITRIISFSKKKPPRPGDSRTSYSDPRQGYVSVLVNQVWREQWCCVSRGSLQFYHDKGDPRTSLPSLPLHGCEVFPGLGPKHPFAFRILRNSTEVAALEASSSEELGRWLGVLLAETGSATDPESLHYDYVDVETIANIRDAARNSFLWATSISTDSRTYDEVPNEDMQSGENRRQQSGNQGKRRSSFSSSDSDRTKPIVSLKRTGSNANQYGRYGKTRAEEDAKRYLKEKEELESERDGIRNALVTLRKEKRELKEELKAASERRQSSLNKRVSQLEDACRTKEAERVDLELRLTQVQENLKKSLAGGALGAPVDAKPPVKASSKKTQNIYSDALPVNCASEMRRRPPSVYASSGTVMQKAKEWESKKAT, encoded by the exons ATGGACAGCATCACCAGAGGAATGGAAACAAACGGCACCAAAT CGATGGAGGTGTTGGTGAGTGAGCTGGGAGCCCTGCTGAAGATGCTGGATCAGGAGAACCTCAGCTCCTCCACGCAGGAGAAGAAGACCTCTGTGTGGAACCTCCTGCAGCAGATACAGCCATCAG TTTCAGGAACAGACTACATTTACATGAACTCAGCAGTGTACAGAAACGGCACCAGCTTTGTAGAATCACTCTTTGAGACATTTG ACTGCCAGCTTGGAGACCTAAAGGATGTTACAGATGAacttaaagaagaaaagaacacACAAACTGATACTTCAAAGCAG AATTGTGCAGACTCCCCAGCCCCGCACTCAGCTGactctcctccccctctgccCACGACGCCTCCTCCCGAGGAGTATTATGAGGAGGCAGTGCCCCTCAGTCCTGGCAAACTGCCCGAGTACATCATCACACGAG tcAGGCCTAGCCCTCCTAACTCTATAGAGGATGGGTATGAAGATGCTGAAAACAACTATCCCACGAcctgcataaacacacaccgGAAAAACTCAT ACAACGACTCTGATGCTCTGAGCAGTTCTTACGAGTCCTatgaggaggatgaagaagagaGGAGCCCTGGTGTCCGACTCACTCATCAATGGCCCTCAGATGAGAGCTCCATGACTCCTGCCAGGGACTGTCGCATCTGTGCCTTCCTGCTGCGCAAGAAACGCTTTGGCCAATGGGCGAAACAGCTCACTGTCATTCGAGAGAACAGGCTACAG TGCTATAAGAGTTCTAAGGACACATGCCCCTATGTGGACCTGCTGCTGCCCCAGTGCACTGTGGTCTATGCCCCCAAAGACAGCAAGAGGAAGCACCATGAACTCCGCTTCACCTTACCTAACGGAGATGCACTGGTGCTGGCGGTGCAAAGCAAGGAGCAGGCCCACAGATGGCTCAGG GTTGTCAGAGAGGTGAGCGGTCAGAGCGCAGGGCCCGAGGAATCTGCGTCTCCCATCATTCCAAGAAAAACTGAACTTGACAAG AGGTTAtctgcagagagaaacacatCAGACTCAGACAGTGTGGGCGTGTCAACTGGAGAGAACTGCAGAGAAaatg GCAAGGTGAAACGGGGGCCTTTTGCCGCAGGCCGCAAAATCACACGCATCATCAGCTTCTCCAAGAAGAAGCCCCCTCGGCCAGGAGATTCACGGACATCCTACAGCGACCCTCGACAAG GCTACGTGTCAGTGCTGGTGAACCAGGTGTGGCGGGAACAGTGGTGTTGTGTGAGCAGAGGCTCCCTGCAGTTCTATCATGACAAAGGAGATCCCCGGACCTCCCTGCCTTCACTTCCTCTCCATGGTTGCGAGGTGTTCCCGGGGCTGGGACCCAAACATCCCTTTGCCTTCCGAATCTTACGGAACAGCACAGAGGTGGCTGCTCTGGAG GCTAGCAGCTCTGAGGAACTTGGACGGTGGCTTGGTGTCCTCTTGGCAGAGACAGGCTCTGCAACTGATCCAGAGTCACTGCATTACGACTATGTTGACGTGGAAACCATTGCCAACATCCGTGACGCCGCACGGAATTCTTTCCT GTGGGCCACATCCATCTCCACAGACTCCAGGACATATGATGAAGTCCCCAATGAGGACATGCAG TCAGGGGAGAACCGCAGGCAGCAGTCTGGGAATCAGGGGAAGCGGCGCTCAAGTTTCTCCAGCAGCGACTCTGACAGAACCAAGCCTATAGTCTCCCTCAAACGAACAGGCTCAA ACGCCAACCAGTACGGAAGGTATGGGAAAACACGAGCTGAAGAGGATGCCAAGCGTTacctgaaagagaaagaggagctggaaagcgagAGGGATGGGATACGAAATGCACTCGTGACCCTTagaaaggagaagagagagctGAAGGAGGAACTGAAGGCGGCCTCTG agaggagacagtCCTCCCTGAACAAGCGTGTATCTCAGCTGGAGGACGCCTGTCGAACTAAAGAGGCGGAGAGGGTGGACCTGGAGCTCCGGCTGACTCAGGTCCAAGAAAACCTCAAGAAGAGCCTGGCCGGTGGAGCGCTGGGAGCACCTGTAGATGCTAAACCCCCTGTTAAG GCCTCCAGCAAAAAGACACAGAATATCTACAGTGACGCTTTACCAGTTAACTGTGCCTCAGAGATGCGTCGGAGACCTCCATCTGTTTATGCTTCTTCAGGAACTGTCATGCAGAAGGCAAAG GAATGGGAGTCAAAGAAAGCAACCTAA
- the LOC121948234 gene encoding gamma-aminobutyric acid receptor subunit pi: MSIQLHTLLTLCLTVTQGGCMFSGNHWGEWNRSQLQPTIQKLMKGYNRYLRPNFNEGPVEIGMSLDIASIDAISEINMDYTATIFLRQRWRDSRLVFPGNESISVDGRLVSLLWIPDTFIPDSKRSFLHDVTVENRLIRIFSNGTVLYALRITATIACNMDLTKYPMDRQVCTLQLESWGYNLQDVVFYWTRGNDSVKGLDILRLAQYSVESYYTSVSRAVYETGQYPKLVLHFALRRNVLFFILETYVPSILLVVLSWVSFWISQSSVPARTCIGVTTVLTMTTLMMGARTSLPNANCFIKAIDVYLGICFTFIFGALLEYACAHFYTMQHHTIEDLQRELLKELNESNGNGSIPIISSTQQNQSVEIGSTAEEPTEQSADSDTKNNAGSKEKVVSGQGCGLSSVKDASRRAASIFIVENPHNIDRHARTVFPMAFLFVNILYWLYYLFL; the protein is encoded by the exons ATGTCCATCCAGCTGCACACGCTGCTGACCCTCTGCCTGACCGTCACACAGGG TGGATGTATGTTTTCTGGCAACCACTGGGGAGAGTGGAACCGCTCTCAGCTGCAGCCAACCATTCAGAAGCTGATGAAAGGATACAACCGCTACCTCAGACCCAATTTCAATG AGGGTCCAGTGGAAATTGGAATGAGTCTTGACATCGCCAGCATTGATGCCATCTCTGAAATCAACATG GACTACACTGCAACCATCTTCCTCCGTCAGCGCTGGCGTGACTCCAGGCTGGTGTTTCCAGGAAATGAGAGCATCAGTGTGGATGGACGCCTTGTGTCACTGCTGTGGATCCCTGACACCTTCATCCCAGACTCCAAGCGCTCCTTCCTGCATGACGTCACAGTGGAAAACCGCCTCATACGCATCTTCAGCAATGGAACTGTTCTCTATGCCCTACG CATCACAGCAACGATTGCCTGCAACATGGACCTGACCAAGTACCCCAtggacagacaggtgtgcaCCCTGCAGCTGGAGAGCT ggggTTACAACCTGCAGGACGTGGTGTTCTACTGGACCAGAGGGAATGATTCAGTGAAGGGTCTTGACATACTGCGGCTGGCTCAGTACAGCGTAGAGAGCTACTACACATCTGTGTCCCGGGCTGTGTATGAGACAG GACAATACCCCAAGCTGGTGTTGCATTTTGCACTACGTAGAAACGTGCTGTTCTTCATTTTGGAGACGTATGTCCCCTCCATTCTGCTGGTGGTCCTCTCTTGGGTCTCCTTCTGGATCAGTCAGTCCTCTGTCCCAGCCAGGACCTGCATTG GAGTGACAACGGTCCTGACAATGACCACACTGATGATGGGCGCCCGCACCTCCCTGCCCAACGCCAACTGCTTCATCAAGGCCATAGATGTTTACCTGGGAATCTGCTTCACCTTCATCTTTGGTGCACTGCTGGAGTACGCCTGCGCCCACTTCTACACCATGCAGCACCACACCATCGAGGATTTACAAAGG GAGCTTCTGAAGGAGTTAAATGAATCCAATGGAAATGGCTCAATCCCCATCATCAGCTCCACCCAACAGAACCAGTCTGTGGAGATCGGCTCCACTGCAGAGGAGCCCACGGAGCAGTCAGCGGACAGTGACACTAAGAACAATGCCGGATCAAAAGAGAAGGTGGTGTCAGGACAAGGCTGCGGCCTGTCGTCAGTGAAGGATGCATCACGCAGGGCAGCATCCATCTTCATTGTGGAAAATCCACACAACATCGATCGCCACGCTCGCACTGTTTTCCCCATGGCCTTCCTCTTTGTCAATATCCTCTATTGGCTTTATTATCTCTTTCTCTGA
- the afap1l1a gene encoding actin filament-associated protein 1-like 1 isoform X4 — MEVLVSELGALLKMLDQENLSSSTQEKKTSVWNLLQQIQPSVSGTDYIYMNSAVYRNGTSFVESLFETFDCQLGDLKDVTDELKEEKNTQTDTSKQQNCADSPAPHSADSPPPLPTTPPPEEYYEEAVPLSPGKLPEYIITRVRPSPPNSIEDGYEDAENNYPTTCINTHRKNSYNDSDALSSSYESYEEDEEERSPGVRLTHQWPSDESSMTPARDCRICAFLLRKKRFGQWAKQLTVIRENRLQCYKSSKDTCPYVDLLLPQCTVVYAPKDSKRKHHELRFTLPNGDALVLAVQSKEQAHRWLRVVREVSGQSAGPEESASPIIPRKTELDKRLSAERNTSDSDSVGVSTGENCRENGKVKRGPFAAGRKITRIISFSKKKPPRPGDSRTSYSDPRQGYVSVLVNQVWREQWCCVSRGSLQFYHDKGDPRTSLPSLPLHGCEVFPGLGPKHPFAFRILRNSTEVAALEASSSEELGRWLGVLLAETGSATDPESLHYDYVDVETIANIRDAARNSFLWATSISTDSRTYDEVPNEDMQSGENRRQQSGNQGKRRSSFSSSDSDRTKPIVSLKRTGSNANQYGRYGKTRAEEDAKRYLKEKEELESERDGIRNALVTLRKEKRELKEELKAASERRQSSLNKRVSQLEDACRTKEAERVDLELRLTQVQENLKKSLAGGALGAPVDAKPPVKASSKKTQNIYSDALPVNCASEMRRRPPSVYASSGTVMQKAKEWESKKAT, encoded by the exons ATGGAGGTGTTGGTGAGTGAGCTGGGAGCCCTGCTGAAGATGCTGGATCAGGAGAACCTCAGCTCCTCCACGCAGGAGAAGAAGACCTCTGTGTGGAACCTCCTGCAGCAGATACAGCCATCAG TTTCAGGAACAGACTACATTTACATGAACTCAGCAGTGTACAGAAACGGCACCAGCTTTGTAGAATCACTCTTTGAGACATTTG ACTGCCAGCTTGGAGACCTAAAGGATGTTACAGATGAacttaaagaagaaaagaacacACAAACTGATACTTCAAAGCAG CAGAATTGTGCAGACTCCCCAGCCCCGCACTCAGCTGactctcctccccctctgccCACGACGCCTCCTCCCGAGGAGTATTATGAGGAGGCAGTGCCCCTCAGTCCTGGCAAACTGCCCGAGTACATCATCACACGAG tcAGGCCTAGCCCTCCTAACTCTATAGAGGATGGGTATGAAGATGCTGAAAACAACTATCCCACGAcctgcataaacacacaccgGAAAAACTCAT ACAACGACTCTGATGCTCTGAGCAGTTCTTACGAGTCCTatgaggaggatgaagaagagaGGAGCCCTGGTGTCCGACTCACTCATCAATGGCCCTCAGATGAGAGCTCCATGACTCCTGCCAGGGACTGTCGCATCTGTGCCTTCCTGCTGCGCAAGAAACGCTTTGGCCAATGGGCGAAACAGCTCACTGTCATTCGAGAGAACAGGCTACAG TGCTATAAGAGTTCTAAGGACACATGCCCCTATGTGGACCTGCTGCTGCCCCAGTGCACTGTGGTCTATGCCCCCAAAGACAGCAAGAGGAAGCACCATGAACTCCGCTTCACCTTACCTAACGGAGATGCACTGGTGCTGGCGGTGCAAAGCAAGGAGCAGGCCCACAGATGGCTCAGG GTTGTCAGAGAGGTGAGCGGTCAGAGCGCAGGGCCCGAGGAATCTGCGTCTCCCATCATTCCAAGAAAAACTGAACTTGACAAG AGGTTAtctgcagagagaaacacatCAGACTCAGACAGTGTGGGCGTGTCAACTGGAGAGAACTGCAGAGAAaatg GCAAGGTGAAACGGGGGCCTTTTGCCGCAGGCCGCAAAATCACACGCATCATCAGCTTCTCCAAGAAGAAGCCCCCTCGGCCAGGAGATTCACGGACATCCTACAGCGACCCTCGACAAG GCTACGTGTCAGTGCTGGTGAACCAGGTGTGGCGGGAACAGTGGTGTTGTGTGAGCAGAGGCTCCCTGCAGTTCTATCATGACAAAGGAGATCCCCGGACCTCCCTGCCTTCACTTCCTCTCCATGGTTGCGAGGTGTTCCCGGGGCTGGGACCCAAACATCCCTTTGCCTTCCGAATCTTACGGAACAGCACAGAGGTGGCTGCTCTGGAG GCTAGCAGCTCTGAGGAACTTGGACGGTGGCTTGGTGTCCTCTTGGCAGAGACAGGCTCTGCAACTGATCCAGAGTCACTGCATTACGACTATGTTGACGTGGAAACCATTGCCAACATCCGTGACGCCGCACGGAATTCTTTCCT GTGGGCCACATCCATCTCCACAGACTCCAGGACATATGATGAAGTCCCCAATGAGGACATGCAG TCAGGGGAGAACCGCAGGCAGCAGTCTGGGAATCAGGGGAAGCGGCGCTCAAGTTTCTCCAGCAGCGACTCTGACAGAACCAAGCCTATAGTCTCCCTCAAACGAACAGGCTCAA ACGCCAACCAGTACGGAAGGTATGGGAAAACACGAGCTGAAGAGGATGCCAAGCGTTacctgaaagagaaagaggagctggaaagcgagAGGGATGGGATACGAAATGCACTCGTGACCCTTagaaaggagaagagagagctGAAGGAGGAACTGAAGGCGGCCTCTG agaggagacagtCCTCCCTGAACAAGCGTGTATCTCAGCTGGAGGACGCCTGTCGAACTAAAGAGGCGGAGAGGGTGGACCTGGAGCTCCGGCTGACTCAGGTCCAAGAAAACCTCAAGAAGAGCCTGGCCGGTGGAGCGCTGGGAGCACCTGTAGATGCTAAACCCCCTGTTAAG GCCTCCAGCAAAAAGACACAGAATATCTACAGTGACGCTTTACCAGTTAACTGTGCCTCAGAGATGCGTCGGAGACCTCCATCTGTTTATGCTTCTTCAGGAACTGTCATGCAGAAGGCAAAG GAATGGGAGTCAAAGAAAGCAACCTAA
- the afap1l1a gene encoding actin filament-associated protein 1-like 1 isoform X1 produces the protein MDSITRGMETNGTKSMEVLVSELGALLKMLDQENLSSSTQEKKTSVWNLLQQIQPSVSGTDYIYMNSAVYRNGTSFVESLFETFDCQLGDLKDVTDELKEEKNTQTDTSKQQNCADSPAPHSADSPPPLPTTPPPEEYYEEAVPLSPGKLPEYIITRVRPSPPNSIEDGYEDAENNYPTTCINTHRKNSYNDSDALSSSYESYEEDEEERSPGVRLTHQWPSDESSMTPARDCRICAFLLRKKRFGQWAKQLTVIRENRLQCYKSSKDTCPYVDLLLPQCTVVYAPKDSKRKHHELRFTLPNGDALVLAVQSKEQAHRWLRVVREVSGQSAGPEESASPIIPRKTELDKRLSAERNTSDSDSVGVSTGENCRENGKVKRGPFAAGRKITRIISFSKKKPPRPGDSRTSYSDPRQGYVSVLVNQVWREQWCCVSRGSLQFYHDKGDPRTSLPSLPLHGCEVFPGLGPKHPFAFRILRNSTEVAALEASSSEELGRWLGVLLAETGSATDPESLHYDYVDVETIANIRDAARNSFLWATSISTDSRTYDEVPNEDMQSGENRRQQSGNQGKRRSSFSSSDSDRTKPIVSLKRTGSNANQYGRYGKTRAEEDAKRYLKEKEELESERDGIRNALVTLRKEKRELKEELKAASERRQSSLNKRVSQLEDACRTKEAERVDLELRLTQVQENLKKSLAGGALGAPVDAKPPVKASSKKTQNIYSDALPVNCASEMRRRPPSVYASSGTVMQKAKEWESKKAT, from the exons ATGGACAGCATCACCAGAGGAATGGAAACAAACGGCACCAAAT CGATGGAGGTGTTGGTGAGTGAGCTGGGAGCCCTGCTGAAGATGCTGGATCAGGAGAACCTCAGCTCCTCCACGCAGGAGAAGAAGACCTCTGTGTGGAACCTCCTGCAGCAGATACAGCCATCAG TTTCAGGAACAGACTACATTTACATGAACTCAGCAGTGTACAGAAACGGCACCAGCTTTGTAGAATCACTCTTTGAGACATTTG ACTGCCAGCTTGGAGACCTAAAGGATGTTACAGATGAacttaaagaagaaaagaacacACAAACTGATACTTCAAAGCAG CAGAATTGTGCAGACTCCCCAGCCCCGCACTCAGCTGactctcctccccctctgccCACGACGCCTCCTCCCGAGGAGTATTATGAGGAGGCAGTGCCCCTCAGTCCTGGCAAACTGCCCGAGTACATCATCACACGAG tcAGGCCTAGCCCTCCTAACTCTATAGAGGATGGGTATGAAGATGCTGAAAACAACTATCCCACGAcctgcataaacacacaccgGAAAAACTCAT ACAACGACTCTGATGCTCTGAGCAGTTCTTACGAGTCCTatgaggaggatgaagaagagaGGAGCCCTGGTGTCCGACTCACTCATCAATGGCCCTCAGATGAGAGCTCCATGACTCCTGCCAGGGACTGTCGCATCTGTGCCTTCCTGCTGCGCAAGAAACGCTTTGGCCAATGGGCGAAACAGCTCACTGTCATTCGAGAGAACAGGCTACAG TGCTATAAGAGTTCTAAGGACACATGCCCCTATGTGGACCTGCTGCTGCCCCAGTGCACTGTGGTCTATGCCCCCAAAGACAGCAAGAGGAAGCACCATGAACTCCGCTTCACCTTACCTAACGGAGATGCACTGGTGCTGGCGGTGCAAAGCAAGGAGCAGGCCCACAGATGGCTCAGG GTTGTCAGAGAGGTGAGCGGTCAGAGCGCAGGGCCCGAGGAATCTGCGTCTCCCATCATTCCAAGAAAAACTGAACTTGACAAG AGGTTAtctgcagagagaaacacatCAGACTCAGACAGTGTGGGCGTGTCAACTGGAGAGAACTGCAGAGAAaatg GCAAGGTGAAACGGGGGCCTTTTGCCGCAGGCCGCAAAATCACACGCATCATCAGCTTCTCCAAGAAGAAGCCCCCTCGGCCAGGAGATTCACGGACATCCTACAGCGACCCTCGACAAG GCTACGTGTCAGTGCTGGTGAACCAGGTGTGGCGGGAACAGTGGTGTTGTGTGAGCAGAGGCTCCCTGCAGTTCTATCATGACAAAGGAGATCCCCGGACCTCCCTGCCTTCACTTCCTCTCCATGGTTGCGAGGTGTTCCCGGGGCTGGGACCCAAACATCCCTTTGCCTTCCGAATCTTACGGAACAGCACAGAGGTGGCTGCTCTGGAG GCTAGCAGCTCTGAGGAACTTGGACGGTGGCTTGGTGTCCTCTTGGCAGAGACAGGCTCTGCAACTGATCCAGAGTCACTGCATTACGACTATGTTGACGTGGAAACCATTGCCAACATCCGTGACGCCGCACGGAATTCTTTCCT GTGGGCCACATCCATCTCCACAGACTCCAGGACATATGATGAAGTCCCCAATGAGGACATGCAG TCAGGGGAGAACCGCAGGCAGCAGTCTGGGAATCAGGGGAAGCGGCGCTCAAGTTTCTCCAGCAGCGACTCTGACAGAACCAAGCCTATAGTCTCCCTCAAACGAACAGGCTCAA ACGCCAACCAGTACGGAAGGTATGGGAAAACACGAGCTGAAGAGGATGCCAAGCGTTacctgaaagagaaagaggagctggaaagcgagAGGGATGGGATACGAAATGCACTCGTGACCCTTagaaaggagaagagagagctGAAGGAGGAACTGAAGGCGGCCTCTG agaggagacagtCCTCCCTGAACAAGCGTGTATCTCAGCTGGAGGACGCCTGTCGAACTAAAGAGGCGGAGAGGGTGGACCTGGAGCTCCGGCTGACTCAGGTCCAAGAAAACCTCAAGAAGAGCCTGGCCGGTGGAGCGCTGGGAGCACCTGTAGATGCTAAACCCCCTGTTAAG GCCTCCAGCAAAAAGACACAGAATATCTACAGTGACGCTTTACCAGTTAACTGTGCCTCAGAGATGCGTCGGAGACCTCCATCTGTTTATGCTTCTTCAGGAACTGTCATGCAGAAGGCAAAG GAATGGGAGTCAAAGAAAGCAACCTAA